From Cucumis melo cultivar AY chromosome 1, USDA_Cmelo_AY_1.0, whole genome shotgun sequence, a single genomic window includes:
- the LOC103490187 gene encoding GPI-anchored protein LLG1-like — MLSHRSFFNLPMLLLFFLSLLFTFSSSTSISGNLFESNPSIGRNLLQAKKACPVNFEFLNYTIITSKCKGPRYPPKLCCSALKEFACPYVEDINDLTNDCASTMFSYINLYGKYPPGLFSSECKEGKEGLECPALPPSTSADLSWCSKTSLPSYSLILLTGFVLLLWLL, encoded by the exons ATGCTCTCCCACCGATCCTTCTTCAACTTACCAATgcttcttctctttttcctcTCACTGCTTTTCACTTTTTCTTCCTCTACTTCCATTTCAG GAAATCTCTTTGAATCCAACCCTTCAATCGGTCGCAACCTCCTACAGGCTAAAAAAG CTTGTCCAGTGAACTTTGAATTCTTGAATTACACCATCATCACAAGCAAGTGCAAGGGGCCTCGATACCCTCCCAAGCTCTGTTGTTCTGCTTTGAAAGAATTTGCTTGCCCTTATGTGGAAGATATCAATGATTTAACAAATGATTGTGCTTCGACCATGTTCAGTTACATTAACTTGTATGGAAAATACCCTCCTGGTCTCTTCTCTAGCGAGTGCAAGGAGGGGAAGGAAGGTCTAGAATGCCCCGCACTCCCACCCTCCACTTCAGCTGATCTAAGTTGGTGCTCGAAAACAAGCTTACCATCGTATTCACTGATTCTCTTGACTGGATTCGTACTGCTGTTATGGCTATTATGA
- the LOC127148417 gene encoding uncharacterized protein LOC127148417 — protein MDAIASSNFSSISPLIFDGDNYQVWAVRMKAYMEALDIWEAVEENYEIPALPDNPTMAQIKAQKEKKTKKSKAKACLFAVVSSTIFTRIMTLRSTYEIWNYLKSELLGFEFKDSRIVEKILVSVPEKFEASISTLENTKDLTQITLAEILNALQAQEQRRAMRQEGAVEGALPTKHHENGRNNNKKKFFKKNQISTRESSAYNKVGVKKGSYPPCSHCNKQGHPPFKC, from the exons ATGGACGCCATAGCAAGTTCCAATTTCTCTTCAATTTCTCCATTGATATTTGATGGAGACAACTACCAAGTTTGGGCAGTTCGTATGAAAGCTTATATGGAAGCTTTGGATATTTGGGAAGCAGTGGAAGAGAATTATGAAATTCCTGCTCTTCCAGACAATCCTACCATGGCACAAATCAAGGcgcaaaaagagaagaagacaaagaaatccAAGGCAAAGGCATGTCTGTTTGCTGTAGTCTCATCTACTATCTTCACTAGAATTATGACTCTGAGATCAACATATGAGATATGGAATTATCTCAAGTCAGA ATTACTTGGTTTTGAGTTCAAGGACTCAAGAATTGTAGAAAAAATTCTTGTATCAGTGCCTGAAAAATTTGAGGCATCTATTTCTACCTTAGAAAATACCAAAGATTTGACTCAAATCACTCTTGCAGAGATACTCAATGCTTTGCAAGCGCAGGAACAAAGAAGAGCCATGAGGCAAGAAGGTGCTGTTGAAGGAGCCTTGCCAACGAAGCATCATGAGAACGGTAGGaacaataataagaagaagTTTTTCAAGAAGAATCAAATTTCTACTAGAGAATCTTCAGCTTACAACAAAGTAGGAGTCAAGAAGGGATCCTATCCTCCCTGTTCACATTGCAATAAACAGGGTCATCCTCCTTTTAAATGCTGA